The Marinitoga litoralis genomic interval TTTTCTCTAAAAAAACAGCATGTCCAGAATTTTTTATAACTATCATTTCAGAATTTGGGATTTTGCTTTTAATATATTCCATATCTGAAATTGGGGTAATAATATCCTCATCAGCTGCTATTAATAATGTTTCACATTGTATTTTTTCTAAGTCATTAGAAACATCAAAATTAATATTAGAAGATGCTAATCTAATAAAACTATCAAACCATTCTTTAGTTAATAATTCTTTAAATATTTTTCTTCTATTTAACAGCCACTGATAATTATCATTATAAAAAGTTTTTGAATATATAAAAGGTAAAGCTAAATCAAAAAATTTTTCTCCATCATAAGTTTTTGCTGCTACCTTCCAAGCGTCTCCTATTGATGATAAATAGTTATCCACCTTATACGTTGTATTTGAGAGTATTAACTTATCAATATATTCGGGATATTTTGAAGCAAAAATTTCAGCAACTTGACCTCCATAAGATAATCCAAGTAAATTTACTTTTTCAATGCCTAAATAATCAATTAATTTTTTTAAATCTTCTGAATGTAATGAGATATCATATTCATTCTTTACCTTAGATGATTTCCCTTGATCTCTCATATCATACACTATCACTTTAAAATACTTACTTAAAATTTTTATATGTTCTGA includes:
- a CDS encoding alpha/beta fold hydrolase produces the protein MFFEELGIYYEVYGEGKPLILLNGIMMSTASWSEHIKILSKYFKVIVYDMRDQGKSSKVKNEYDISLHSEDLKKLIDYLGIEKVNLLGLSYGGQVAEIFASKYPEYIDKLILSNTTYKVDNYLSSIGDAWKVAAKTYDGEKFFDLALPFIYSKTFYNDNYQWLLNRRKIFKELLTKEWFDSFIRLASSNINFDVSNDLEKIQCETLLIAADEDIITPISDMEYIKSKIPNSEMIVIKNSGHAVFLEKIDTYCNIIKGFLIY